A single genomic interval of Odontesthes bonariensis isolate fOdoBon6 chromosome 3, fOdoBon6.hap1, whole genome shotgun sequence harbors:
- the gpx1a gene encoding glutathione peroxidase 1a yields the protein MARNLKRFYDVTAKLLSGETFSFSALKGKVVLIENVASLUGTTTRDYTQMNELHSRYSSEGLVILGVPCNQFGHQENCKNDEILRSLKYVRPGNGFEPKFQLLDKMDVNGEDAHPLFVYLKEKLPFPSDESVALMTDPKFIIWSPVCRNDISWNFEKFLVSAEGEPYKRYSRNFLTIDIEADIKELLKRIK from the exons ATGGCAAGGAACCTGAAAAGGTTTTACGATGTGACAGCTAAACTGCTGTCTGGAGAAACCTTTAGTTTCTCTGCACTGAAGGGGAAGGTTGTCCTGATTGAGAATGTTGCGTCTCTCTGAGGAACAACAACCAGGGATTACACCCAGATGAACGAGCTCCATTCCCGCTACTCTTCTGAGGGACTCGTTATTTTGGGTGTGCCCTGCAATCAGTTTGGACATCAG GAGAACTGCAAGAATGATGAAATCCTAAGATCTCTGAAGTACGTCCGTCCAGGAAATGGCTTTGAACCAAAGTTCCAGCTCCTCGACAAGATGGACGTGAATGGAGAGGATGCCCACCCCTTGTTTGTATACCTGAAAGAAAAACTCCCATTCCCCAGTGACGAGTCTGTGGCTCTCATGACTGATCCAAAGTTCATCATCTGGAGTCCAGTCTGTAGGAACGACATATCGTGGAACTTCGAGAAGTTCCTGGTCAGTGCTGAGGGGGAGCCTTACAAGCGCTACAGCAGAAATTTCCTCACTATTGACATCGAGGCCGATATTAAAGAGCTGCTAAAGAGAATCAAGTAA
- the brk1 gene encoding putative protein BRICK1 codes for MAGQEDPVQREIHQDWANREYIEVITSSIKKIADFLNSFDMSCRSRLATLNEKLTALERRIEYIEARVTKGETLT; via the exons ATGGCTGGCCAGGAAGATCCAGTGCAAAGAGAGATTCACCAAGACTGGGCGAATCGAGAGTATATAGAAGTAATTACaagcagcataaaaaaaatTGCTGACTTCCTTAACTCATTTG ATATGTCTTGTCGCTCCCGTCTGGCCACTCTCAATGAGAAGTTGACAGCGTTGGAGAGAAGGATTGAGTACATAGAGGCCAGA GTGACTAAAGGAGAAACCTTGACCTAG